Proteins found in one Aquibium microcysteis genomic segment:
- a CDS encoding GH25 family lysozyme produces MRYSSPAIALLSLSLLVGCTSRTALEDLVPRPSNEVTSSISKPRAPLAEAQAAPEILSLAEEEAAPVVEAALVSAPIPSPALHAFKDKVVKPQRFRDAHPINFGTKTPRDHAVHGVDVSRWQGEIDWKTLRSQGANFVWIKSTDGGDHLDPMFMLNWARAAEAGVPRGAYHFFYWCRDAASQADWFIRNVPKVKGALPPVLDVEWNHLSDCRKRPDRKTVVAKMRVFLEKVEKHYGQKPIVYATPDFYEENLKGEFTEYPFWVRAVAQHPSKVYPQRNWVFWQYSGSGLSQGVNGRIDLNVFRGDEKQWREWLARNTG; encoded by the coding sequence ATGCGTTATTCGTCGCCTGCGATCGCCCTTCTGTCGCTGTCCCTGCTGGTGGGCTGCACGTCGAGGACGGCTCTCGAGGATCTCGTCCCGCGCCCGTCGAACGAGGTGACGAGTTCGATCTCGAAGCCCCGGGCGCCGCTCGCCGAGGCCCAGGCGGCTCCCGAAATCCTCTCGCTCGCCGAGGAGGAAGCCGCGCCCGTGGTGGAAGCGGCTCTGGTATCGGCCCCGATCCCTTCGCCGGCACTGCACGCGTTCAAGGACAAGGTGGTCAAGCCGCAGCGCTTCCGCGACGCCCATCCGATCAATTTCGGCACGAAGACGCCGCGCGACCATGCGGTGCACGGGGTGGACGTGTCGCGCTGGCAGGGCGAGATCGACTGGAAGACCCTGCGCAGCCAGGGCGCCAACTTCGTCTGGATCAAGTCGACCGACGGCGGCGACCATCTCGACCCGATGTTCATGCTCAACTGGGCGCGCGCCGCCGAGGCCGGCGTGCCGCGCGGCGCCTACCACTTCTTCTACTGGTGCCGCGACGCCGCCTCGCAGGCCGACTGGTTCATCCGCAACGTGCCCAAGGTGAAGGGCGCGCTGCCGCCTGTGCTCGACGTGGAGTGGAACCACCTGTCGGACTGCAGGAAGCGCCCCGACCGCAAGACCGTGGTGGCCAAGATGCGCGTCTTCCTGGAGAAGGTGGAGAAGCACTACGGCCAGAAGCCGATCGTCTACGCCACGCCGGACTTCTACGAGGAGAACCTCAAGGGCGAGTTCACGGAATACCCGTTCTGGGTGCGCGCGGTGGCGCAGCATCCGTCCAAGGTCTATCCGCAGCGCAACTGGGTGTTCTGGCAGTATTCGGGATCGGGCCTGTCGCAGGGCGTCAATGGCCGGATCGACCTGAACGTGTTCCGCGGCGACGAGAAGCAGTGGCGCGAATGGCTGGCGAGGAACACCGGATGA
- a CDS encoding PhzF family phenazine biosynthesis protein — protein sequence MARPFHLVDVFGVGPFSGNPLAVVAEAGGLATEEMQAIARWTNLSETAFLLPPTHADADYRVRIFTLSRELPFAGHPTLGSCHAWLTGGGRPRRPGLMIQECGAGLVRVREADGLLSFAAPPLIRSGPVAADDLADALAMLRIDPAAVVEARWIDNGPGWMGIMLASAAAVLAVEPAGHHPRPIDVGLVGPHPRGAEAAFELRALFTGPTGTIVEDPVTGSLNASVGQWLFESGRARDGYVAAQGTRLGRTGRIRVSRDGDGTVWVGGRTRTQFSGREG from the coding sequence ATGGCACGCCCCTTCCATCTCGTCGACGTCTTCGGCGTCGGCCCCTTTTCCGGCAATCCGCTGGCCGTCGTGGCGGAGGCCGGCGGCCTCGCCACCGAGGAGATGCAGGCGATCGCGCGCTGGACGAACCTCTCCGAGACGGCCTTCCTGCTGCCCCCCACCCACGCGGACGCCGACTACCGTGTGCGCATCTTCACGCTGTCGCGCGAACTCCCCTTCGCCGGACATCCGACGCTCGGCAGCTGCCATGCCTGGCTCACCGGCGGCGGCCGGCCGCGGCGACCGGGCCTCATGATCCAGGAATGCGGCGCCGGGCTGGTGCGCGTGCGGGAGGCGGACGGGCTGCTCTCCTTCGCCGCGCCGCCGCTGATCCGCTCCGGCCCTGTCGCGGCCGACGATCTCGCCGACGCGCTCGCGATGCTGCGGATCGACCCCGCCGCCGTCGTCGAGGCGCGCTGGATCGACAACGGACCCGGCTGGATGGGCATCATGCTCGCCTCCGCCGCGGCAGTCCTCGCCGTCGAACCCGCCGGCCACCACCCGCGCCCGATCGACGTCGGGCTCGTCGGGCCGCATCCGCGCGGCGCCGAAGCCGCCTTCGAGCTGCGCGCCCTGTTCACGGGTCCGACGGGCACGATCGTCGAGGATCCCGTCACCGGCAGCCTCAACGCGTCGGTCGGCCAGTGGCTGTTCGAGAGCGGCAGAGCCCGGGACGGCTATGTCGCCGCACAGGGCACCCGGCTCGGGCGCACCGGCCGGATCCGGGTCAGCCGCGACGGCGACGGGACCGTCTGGGTCGGCGGCCGGACCAGGACGCAGTTTTCCGGGCGGGAGGGCTAG
- a CDS encoding DUF992 domain-containing protein: MKLILAASAALLAATSLAQAADAPVLRDAGPSGGVRIGVLDCEIGGGVGYVLGSAKEMDCIFKASRGGVSDQYTGTIRKLGVDLGFTTRGRLVWAVFAPTAGYHAGSLGGLYRGATVEATAGVGVGANALVGGTSGSVHLQTISVTGQVGLNLAATGTSVTLTAAN; encoded by the coding sequence ATGAAGCTGATCCTTGCCGCTTCCGCGGCCCTTCTCGCCGCCACGTCCCTCGCCCAGGCCGCCGATGCGCCGGTGCTGCGCGATGCGGGTCCGTCCGGCGGCGTGCGAATCGGCGTCCTCGACTGCGAGATCGGCGGCGGCGTCGGCTACGTGCTGGGCTCGGCCAAGGAGATGGACTGCATCTTCAAGGCGAGCCGCGGCGGCGTCTCCGACCAGTACACCGGCACCATCCGCAAGCTCGGCGTCGACCTGGGCTTCACCACCCGCGGCCGCCTCGTCTGGGCGGTGTTCGCGCCGACCGCGGGCTACCATGCCGGGTCGCTCGGCGGTCTCTACCGCGGCGCCACGGTGGAGGCGACGGCGGGCGTCGGCGTCGGCGCCAATGCGCTCGTCGGCGGCACGTCGGGCTCCGTCCATCTGCAGACCATCAGCGTGACCGGCCAGGTCGGCCTGAATCTCGCTGCGACCGGAACCTCGGTAACGCTGACGGCCGCGAACTGA